The following DNA comes from Sebastes umbrosus isolate fSebUmb1 chromosome 8, fSebUmb1.pri, whole genome shotgun sequence.
ggaagtcgggctctttttagtgagccagatcatttggctcagctcaccaagaagagccggctctttcggctcacaaacggctcttcgtttttaccacttctgccttttataattcagccaaatttagcactGTTTTGACCTGTGATTAGTAcccagccaacatttgtatgtgggtagtaaatgggctgaaaaatgggccctacATGGGATTGTCCGCTGGTTCCATAATGACCCAATGTCAATTGCCCACATGGATTCCATGCAGGATTACAATGggtgttatgtgggccccaactgggcaacatacccaagacccatcccagctttaagttctatgtgggtACTACATGGGGACTCCATGGGCagaaatatgggttgtaagtgggtttgtccacagtttctaTGTCGGCCCCAATTAGGACCCACACAGGAagcccacatggggagcccatTTGGGGCCAACTTAGTTGACCCAAGTGGGCCCCATTTGTGTTGCCCATTCTGAGCCCATGCACAaatttcccattagtgacccaACTAAGACCCACTTGGGTAACCCACATGGGAGCCCATGTGGTACCAacttagttgatccaagtgggccccagataagatgcccatttttCGGCCCATATCCACTTGGTACTCAGGTACCCCCAGCATGTTGACTGGGTATGTGTGCACATTATATCACTTAAAtgattcaatataattatacaaaaccgtataatttccagaataccatcattttacatgctgcttcgtttccaacTGTCActctcatcttgtctgctattcgcgcaccgcactcctctctctctttctctcctcctctccttcctgctttgtacctgtagaccgtcagcgcgagGCGCACCCCAAGCCcgccctgcttgatggtatgatccttgtctgtcatcacctgattgttAATCATTGgacatcattaacacaacattcagtcacagtcagtgcatggagtgcccatgtcgcggagaagatcgtcctatcattctgccttgaattaattaaagaacaaataaaaaaaacgtctcttGTACGGGAGTTGGCttttatcgttcacttaaaagagccggctctttgaaccaaCTCGTTCGCGCCGACACATCACTAATTCACACAAAATTATCATAACATCCTCCTAAAACCCAGCAATTCATTTGTGTCCCTTGCAGGGGACAGTGGAACTTGGGGGACAGTGGGACTTGCTTCTACTCATTTTCAACCATCTCCATAGCCAgagatttttttgtaattattgaGGGAGAGTCAGACATTGAGCTGTcaagagatgaggaggaagcgAGCCAGACAATAGAGCAGGTTTTAACATGTGGGTTATGTTTGTTTCCAATATTCATCAAATGAGAAATTATTATGTTATCGTTACCAAATTGTAccttttattgtactttttttggggggaaaaaagtgacCCAATGTCCACTACAAGGGACGTTATAAAAAATAAccttgtgaaaaataaataaacattattgaaagaaaaaaaaaagcttttgtgaTAAGTTTCTTACATCCCAATTAAATTAcgtaaaagaaaatattaaataaatatttttttcttcaggtCTCAGGAGGATATCATATTTTGAGCCAACGGACTAATAGATATTTAGAAGACACCAAGCTGTACCTacattttactattattattactaactAATACcattattaaaggggaacaccacctaaatgaaTAATTCCAATATATTATTTCCATGGCTTAGGAAAATTtaatttgtgaacatgagctaccgTCTCTcgaagccagaaaccagagtaaccaagtaagtctcaaacttgtgatgtcatcaagtataaagtgtggagctgctccataaacaatgaatgggagacggATTTTGTGGAcgcacagaatgtttgttttcattcactcactcataTTGCAAAATAACATTATActgaattttctttttgtttaattaaagctgaagtaggcgagattggagcaaatatactttaaaaaagttacttttataaaacggtcgctatatcgtgacagtagtatatgaaacgggtaacctgaaaaaaatcatctgctactgtgtcctccggtgctcctaactgcatctgcaagatttcacagagcgtcagtaagagctgatctgaggtctgctgtccagctgccctctatgagagccggctgtcaatcattcgcgaaTTCCGACCAATCTGTCaaataggcagcgctgattaaatatgaatcaatattatgttacgttaatgcctatttctctcctcaaatgttttcagaatcatcttgtagtgcaaggtttagctgtaaaatgagaaagtttgtgacgccacccattgtgaaatctggtgaaggaacgccaaattccggtcacatgaccggagcagaGCCAATAGGAAAGCTCTCTCAATGCAAGGACctatgattggtcaaagtctcccgtcatgggctagtttttctaaagcctgaaaacagagccatgaggaggtgcagaagtctagttttctctcagaacacttgaattacaatatgatgaaaggttattatggaatttttgctcaatgatgccaaaaatatactgcctactgccactttaaattacaatattcaACCTACAGAACAACTATGGCTTGCACAGGAGAAATAGTAACAGTATATAGTAGTACTGTCATCACTACAGGACGTCTCTGAAGACACATTCATCTTGAATTCCAGATGGTGATTTGCTAAATGTCAGAGACAGATTCTCCAAAAGTTTTTTAGGACAATTTTGGGTGACCTAAAGGAATAATAGTAGTACATGATTAACTCAACGTGAATTTAAGTTCTTTGGCTGTATTGCATAATTAGCCTATAAGATGGAGTTTATTGCTGAAATAATTAATTGCTTACCTGATGATGATAAGGGTTCTATTAAAGATACACTTAATAATAGGTTCATATAGAAGTGTGACGGCGCTGATGGGCAACATGATGCATACTACAATTATTACAATAGTGTGATATTATAGCTATATTTGTTTATGAAATTATAGCTGGTAATTTAAAGTTATACTCTGATGATCCTGTTATAGGTGATCTCGGCCTCTACCTGCTGGATAAGTTGGGTAGCACATTCACCACACGGCGCCATATTAGATAGACATTACAGTGCTGCGGAcgaagggaaggaaggagagagagagagcagtacTCCAGATGAGAAGAGGGTGCTCAGGCCGCAGTAGTCGACTCGCTAAACACTCGAGGTAACTGCTTTATGGTCGACGACAAGTACTAGAGGTAAACATCTCGGGCAGCGCAGTCCGAGGCGTGTTGTTTTCTCGTCGTTGTTTCGCTGAGTTGccggcagacagacacacagacagtcaTGACTTCCTTGGTTCAGCGGAGCTCGGGCCTTGTGCAGCGGCGGACCGAAGCCTCGCGCAACGCCGCCGACAAGGAGCGTCCGCCGGGCGAGGAGGAGCTCGAGCTGCGGCGGGGAGACGAGCTGGACGAGGAGGACACCGGGGACAGCAAGGAGACACGGCTCACCCTGATGGaggaggtgctgctgctgggactCAAGGACCGAGAGGTAATAGCAGATACACCCTGGTGTCTAACGCTGTAACATGAAGGTAAATATTAACGGTTAGACGGTGTTACacgaagctaacgttagctgtatTCACCTAGCCGACACAGctgaagctaacgttagctgtatTCACCTAGCCGACACAGctgaagctaacgttagctgtatTCACCTAGCCGACACAGctgaagctaacgttagctgtatTCACCTAGCCGACACAGctgaagctaacgttagctgtatTCACCTAGCCGACACAGCtggagctaacgttagcagccTTGTTAGCTATGATGCTAGCTGCAGCTAACAACAATAATGGGCCTCAAGAGCTGCAGGCCGAGCTGGTTCGTGTGTTTTTGGCGAAACACGGGTTATGTGGAGAAGGGATCtttttacatttactcaatGGTCCGTGAGTTTGACATCGTCTTGTGACAGACTTGTTTGTGCTTCTCGGTAACGTTAcactagatcaggggtcagcaacctttactatcaaaagagccattttagtcaaaataataataattaaaaaaatctgtcaggAGCCGCAAAACAATTccagcattgtgatgaaggtaacacagtttatagtctaagtatatagtgtataagtctaatgcagtgagggccatagtgcaaatgtactactgagtattagggccacattgaggaaaaaaaatctgagattaccagaataacgagaataaagtcataactgtacgaggaaaaaagtcgtaatattacgagaataaagtcataactttacgagaataaagtcgtaatattacaagaataaagtcataactttacaagaaaaaagtcgtaatactacgagaataaagttataactttacgagaataaagtcgtaatattacgagaataaagtcataactgtacgagaaaaaaagtcgtaatattacgagaataaagtcatattacgagaaaaaagttgtaatattacgagaataaagtcataactttacaagaaaaaagtcgtaatactacgagaataaagttataactttacgagaaaaaaatggtaatattaccagaataaagtcataactttacgagaaaaaaagtcgtaatattacgagaataaagttataactttatgagaaaaaaatggtaatattaccagaataaagtcataactttacgagaaaacaaggaaacaactcgtaaaattactactttataatattgactttattctcataatacaacgacttttttctcttacacttatgactttattcttgtaatattacaactttttttctcaacttttgacttttttctcgatatattatgactttatcctcttcttttttttccctcaatgtggccctaatacccCGTCttactgtcgtaccatagacctacaacaatgataaataaaaatgaaaatgtaaacaataagcagttattcatttccatttttaaaaatccacagggagccactcgagaggggctaaagagccgcatgtggctcccgAGCCACAGGTTACAGACCCCTGCACTAAGGCTAGTGAGTTAGTTTAGCGGGATACACAGAACACCATTACAAACAGTGGTCAGTGACACTCAAACAGATGGGTTAATGATCTGTTGGTATAAATGTAAGTTCCCAGGAATGTTGCACATTGGAGCTATTTTGCTGTTATTGGGTcattctctgctgtgaccttatCACTGATTTAACAGGACACTAGAGATAGAGATAAGAGGGGTAACGTTTCACAtccaacaaaaaatatatattggtATCCCCTTGCACCATTTCCTTCTGATATTTGTTTtggttattgtttgtttttttaccacatCGTATCCCAGTGGAGGGTTTGTTGACACTGAtcaacagggaaaaaaaacccaAGTGAAAACCAGTATTTACAAATTAATCTAAAACGCATCTAAATGATCACCAGTGCACTCAGTGATTTATAGAACTTTCATTAACATCTGAATGGAGATCATCTTTGTCTAAGCAAGGTGAGGCAAGTGATAAGTGATACTGTATACATATGTGTCTTGAAGTTTCAACAGGTGGCTAGTCCATTTCCTTTCCAAaccagtaaaataaacactacaaCATGAAGACAAATAAACATTCAAAACAAATCTGTGACAAGTCACTGCAAATTACCAATCaaggaagattttttttttttttttatcaatgtcAAAATATTGTGATTAATCCCTCTATATTAAATTTTGACTGACACATTTAAATCTTACAGCCAACACTGATAACAGTACTCGAGAGAAAACACCTGACGCTGCTCATCATAACAATGTACATACCGTACCTAAGTAACCAGCATATTTGCATTTTACATCAAGATGTCTCCTTGCTTGCACAACAACGCATGGTCACAACACTGCTGGATGTTTGTTGAGTAGAGACGCAGAGCAATACTGTGATTAGCTCTGGTTTGTTATGCTGCatcaacacaaaacataatagaTTGATTAGAAGGTTGCTGTCCTGTTGATGTATATAAGGCTGAATCAAACTTACTTTTCAGATTTCCTCTTGTTTTAATTAGGCTGCTACATGTGTGCCAGATATGGCCTCACAAGGTACTGAGGCAGTGCCTCCAGATTTGAGTACAAATCACTATTTACTATGTCATTATATCATACCAACAATTGTCATGTTCATATACAACCTATTGGCAATTTGTCAGTATCAAAGATGAGGGTTTTTAAGCCATTCACTAATGGCCATGACTTGCTTTCTAACTTGCAGTAGTCTATCTCAGTTTTAAATTCAGTCTGTAGTCAGACGCCTGAAGGAACACATGCATTTAAACAGGTGATGTTGTCAAAATGTAATGCCAGCTATAATGTTTGGGCCAGTGAGTAAAGATTTGGTGCCATACTTCTGATGCCAAAAGGTTGTACTGTAGCATCATCTGAGGGTGCTTAAAATATTTGTAACTGACAGAACCTGAAAGTGTTGTTTTAGATTTGTATCTGTTCCATTTAGCATGCTTACTCACTGGGTTTATTAGCATGACCAACAGGAATTCTCCTGACAGCCAATCTGGGTCTAGTGAGCTCTCTTGCTAGTACTGGACTGTTGTGATTGCATGGTAACCTTTTGACAAACCCGGACACCGTGTTTCCATGATGCAGGGCTACACCTCGTTCTGGAATGACTGCATTTCATCAGGGTTGCGAGGCTGCATGCTGATTGAACTGGCCCTGCGAGGACGTCTTCAGCTGGAGGCTTGTGGCATGAGGAGGAAAGGTCTGCTGGCCAGGAAGGTAGGAGACGTATTTCTGCTGGCGTTATTGCTAAATAAATGGTTCTGCTGGTGCTCTTTTTTTGCCTCACCTTAGCTCATGTGCGTGTAGCATCAACATGTACAGTAAACTGCACAGTTATTTTCAAAAAGGCATGACCAACTCCAACAAACTCCTAATGACTACCTCTTCTTGGGTTGCAAAGGGTCGGTAAATTTCTGGAAAGTTTCCAAGGGAAGTTAAGCTCAGGAATTTTGCACACTTTTGTACCTTTTTAATAGTGAACTTGTTTTAAAATACACATAGAAATCAATACTAGGTTTTATGGCATCTCCTATCACATGTGCAGCGCACACTATTGGCATCACTACTGCACTGTCTGGCCAAAGGCCTACATGCTTTCATGTAAGTTTTGATTCTATTACTGGAGTTAACGCTGTATGAGTGCAGAATGGTGGCTGTGAgatagccagtggggcatgctgACATGCATGaatatgcactaaaagcacgcacgGCCAGcctggcgatgtcaacaaagcaaggagaagctctgattacaacacacacagagggagggcgacttcattctctgctcaaacattactcctctatatctttacatagcaaatagttgtttgatgctatattaatgctctggatattggaTTTAGCATCTTTAACTGTTCAATATTCCTTCATCAATATGGGCtacataaaaatgaattgaagaGTGAAAGTGAATGAGGGACTTTGCAAAGTAGTTTcccatttattttcataatgtttGCAgaccaattaattgattaacaacagttgtttttttaaaattttaatcaAGCAAAACATGTCCCATATTCTTTGGTTGTAACTTCTGCAATGTGAGgattttttgcttttctctgtttgacattgtgaactgaatatcttggGGTTTTGGGCTGTTGGTTGGACAGgacaatacatttaaatatgtcaACCAAGGTTTCTAGGAAACTACATTTTTCACCATCTTCACTtgtttatagaccaaacaattaatcagaaAAAGtaattgacaaataaatcaataatgacAGTTGATTACAGTTGTAGTTGAGCAAGTGACCAGCAAAGCACACAGAATACAAATTAGCAGTTTCAGTGTGTGATGTGAGCAGAGCCTTGAGGAAtcaaaagaaaagggaaattcTGTGCCTTATTTCAGCGACTGTCCTCTGGTAACTACACCTTGTAACTGGCTGTCATCGTTCTGATTGGCAGGTGATATGTAAGTCAGATGCTCCAACAGGTGATGTGCTCCTGGATGAAGCCCTAAAACACATCAAAGACACCCAACCACCAGAGACTGTGCAGAGCTGGATCGAACTGCTCAGTGGTGAGTTCAGCTGCTTCGTCGGCACCAGCCCCACACTGGTTGTGTATGTGTAAAGAGACAATGCTGTCAGACTTTGTGGTGATTCTCAACTTGATGCAACAACTATAAAACCCTTTGTGACCAAATAATATCTGACTGATGAAGGATTAAAAATcttaaatttaaaaacacaacaaaatgggtgtttctgtgcagtttccagaacagaagtgctcgccatccaatcgctgaaaaatgcaattcttgtagaaatctccaaatgtcgaaagtttttgaaaccaaatcacagcatgaatttttctatggtgttcctcaaggttttggtgtcttaatgtggtctTCTGGAGGGATTCTTAAACATTTGTATCAATTTGAGTGGTCAAAAATGTTTAGACACAattgagcatgggaatgacatCATATACTTTAAGGATGCACTGTGATATCGGCACGTCATGGGTATTGGCACATAAAGTCTTAAATTTGAAACATCGGCCATAAATGAACATTTCCTTCAATATGACAGGCCGATATGttacatacaaatacatatgGCATGTTTTACAGGGCTTCAGAGTGTGactaaacattttcattggttTCACCGGTGTGCCTGACATCTGACAGGTCTGTATGCacaccagtgcaaccaatgtaaaaCATTCGTCTGGAGCCCTGTTTTTAAGTAGTTTTCTTATTTTGCCCAGTAGGCctacattttgaaaagcattgtattttatgtctGCATCTGCCAGTGGGCCATCACGATATCAGTAGGCATAATAATATGTTAATTCCACTACAGGCGAAACTTGATGTTCTCTGCAATTTGGTGGAAAAATATGTGCGTATATCGGCATCAGCAATCGGCCAAAATGAGTTGGAAAATATCTGCAAAAATCCAATATCGTGCATTCCTAtaatacttccatcataatgttctaagctctTATACATTCTAAACTTTAGACATTTGAATAGCAATAGCAAAACACAGTATGTATTACAGATTCATGACTAGAAAATCTTGAAACACCGTGCTGAGCGGCATCTCATaataatcttcaggttcccagctttcagatgatgtacaccgcttctatgtgacatatactgttgaGCTGCCATctcccctgtacccccctaaaaagatAAATGAGTCTATGTGGGTCTCCTAACTGTCTGTTGTTTTATTGGCTCCTCTTTATAGGAGAGACGTGGAACCCCCTGAAGCTTCATTATCAACTGCGAAACGTCCGTGAGCGGCTGGCAAAAAACTTGGTGGAAAAAGGCGTCCTCACTACCGAGAAGCAGAACTTCCTGCTTTTCGACATGACCACACATCCTCTgaccaacaacaacattaagCAACGCCTCATCAAGAAGGTCCAGGAGGCCGTACTGGACAAGTGGGTGAATGACCCACAGCGAATGGACAAGCGGCTGCTTGGGCTCATCTACTTAGCCCATTCCTCTGATGTCCTGGAAAATGCCTTCGCCCCGCTGCTAGACGACCAATACGACCTGGCCATGAAGAGAGTGCGGCAGCTGCTCGAACTGGAGCCCGAGGGGGAGAGCATGAAGGCCAACGCCAACGAGCTGTTATGGTCCGTGGTGGCAGCCTTCACCAAATGAGGCTACCACAAAGAGGATAGCAAGCAGTTGTGGCATTCAAGTGGCATTGTACTTTGGGGTAGGAATCAGAGTACTGACCCCAACATGGTGACTTGACTGAATTACAGTTTACCCCTGCCTGGACTTTTGGAATGGGCTGCCCTCTTTCCTCATCCCTCTCCCTCCgtcattttcttttccttccagAGAACTATCCACATCGATCCTTCACAGCCCCGTTCCCCCCCTTCCGCTCCATGTGTCgtttttgttcacttttactAAAAATAATAACTCTCATGGAACTTTGGATGTGGTTGGTGATGATATGGGTGAGGCCGAAGTCAAGATGTCGATTCAtatcctttttattttctattggGTCTATCCTTGGAACTGTTTCTAAAAGGTACGGTATGTATGGCACAGGTTACTGAAGGTAGCATCCTGGCACACCTAAGCATAAAATAACCAACCGTGATGTACATGTACAGATCCATGTACAGGGCAGAGATGCTGTATAGGAACGGAAGGTTAGCTGATATTCCTGTCAAGTCTTCTACCAACTGTGATTTGAAGTGTATGGATATGATGTATTTGGTGTCACAGCATTCTATGACTTTCAAATCAAGGACTGGGAGAAAACTAACGTTGTCAGATCTGAAAGTCTGAGTAGACTGATGCCTCTTAATCCATccattatatatacagtacacctGCTCATCCTGTGCAGGGACGCAGGGGGCTGGAGTCTGTCCCAGTTCACACTGGTCAACCCTGGACATGTCAGCAGTATATCGTAGGGCTGACCGTTCACACCTGCAGGTAATTCAGAGTTTCCAGTTCACTTGACctgctgcatgtctttggactgtgggggtAAAGCCCATGCAGGCACTTGGAGAAAACCCTAACTCCGCACAACTGCCTGCTGGATTCGTACTGAAGACGCTCTCGGTATGAGGCCACCACGCTAACCACCGAGCCACCGTGCCGCCCTACATTCCATCCCTTCTGGCCTAAAGTTGTGTGGAAGATCATTCGTTCGTCAACAGGGCAATAAGCCTACGCATGCATGGACACATGCAGTCCCGGGAACATGGAGTGCCGACTTGTGTGACTTATCAGTTACCTAGACATCAGTCACATTAAatattttggggaaaaaactttttaaaatgaaaagacaaaatCTGGAGAACATCATTAGACAGTCTCGTTTAGGGCATTGGGTAAAAATAGTGCTGGAATAATACAAATTTTTAAGTTCTGAAAACATGTAGAATCGATGGGGCTATGATGGCAACGTATGGTGAtggaaggaaaaataaaaatattaatgaaCCTTTCTGTCATATTTAAGTGAATATAGGTTGTACTGTATTTAATATCCTCTGGCcagtagtttgtttgttttttaattgagaATAAAACATGACTTTTAGTGGAGGACTCGGATTGTATCTCCTCTAGATGCACTGTCAAAATGTATGCATGTCATATataaacaaaattacattcagGTTTCCACCATGTAATATCTGAATGGTAACAGTTGAAAGCAAACACATCTTTGTCCGGGTTCAATGTCATCTGCTTGATAAAACAAATgggttttaaaaatgtaatttctggGATTTGATGGTATCAGCTATCACAGCTTTAACTGTGTTAGCTGATACTGaatggggtaaaaaaaaaaaaaaaaaactctttgcATTGGTGGCTGTTGAAGATCAAATTGAAAAAGTTTAGTGGCAGAAAGAAACTCAGGAAAGCATACCCAGTCAATGTCTGCTGCCTTTGTTAGCAAAATTCAAATAGACATATATTTCACTTATTAGTGAATTTAaatataatcacaaattaaGTAATCGACAGGTCTTATTGcagaataaatgcatttatgatGATCTTCTCCTCAGCTTTTGGGTTTGCGTATGCTACCTGGACTTGATTTTTTAGAAACAAAACGCCGGC
Coding sequences within:
- the golph3 gene encoding Golgi phosphoprotein 3 — translated: MTSLVQRSSGLVQRRTEASRNAADKERPPGEEELELRRGDELDEEDTGDSKETRLTLMEEVLLLGLKDREGYTSFWNDCISSGLRGCMLIELALRGRLQLEACGMRRKGLLARKVICKSDAPTGDVLLDEALKHIKDTQPPETVQSWIELLSGETWNPLKLHYQLRNVRERLAKNLVEKGVLTTEKQNFLLFDMTTHPLTNNNIKQRLIKKVQEAVLDKWVNDPQRMDKRLLGLIYLAHSSDVLENAFAPLLDDQYDLAMKRVRQLLELEPEGESMKANANELLWSVVAAFTK